Sequence from the Candidatus Phytoplasma solani genome:
CCCCCATTCCAAACAGGGCGGCTTGTTCCTGGTAAATAAAAATACAAATCGTCAAACAACCCACCCCAACCTGTAGTATATGCATAATAAAGTTTAAAGTTGTTTTCTTTGGTTGGGCGCAAGCTCGCTTCAGAATTATAAGACGAATCAACCCCACTACCATCTAAACAATAAACTGTTACGTCGCTTCTGCCTATTTTGTCTATAATTTCTTTTGCTGTATATGTGGTTCCAGCTTTGAAAAAACATTGTTTTTTCCAATTTTCTAAGTTTTGTTCGTAAGATTGAGTGTTATCGGAAGTAAATGTTTTTTCAATTGGTGGTGTAGCTGTTGGTTTTTGAAAAAAATTAAAAATTAAAAATAAACCAACGACAAATAATAAAAAAGTTGTAATGATAATGATAATTTTTTGTTTCTTAGTTAATTTGGTCTTCATTTTTTTTATTTCCTTTGATAAGTTATATCGTTATTATATCTCAAAAAAATAAAAAAAACACAGTTAATGCTTAAAAATGGTTTTTTAATTGGCTTTTTCTAAGACATTAACTTGCTTTTTTCGGTTAGAAATTATTTTTTTATGTGGGTAAAAAAAAGACCTTTGGAAAAGGTCTTTATTCTAGTTCTTTTGGTTTTTTTGGTGGTGGGGTGGTGTCGACGTAGGTGTTGAATTTGAATGAATTGTTGTGGATTGAACTTCCCAACCAAAGGCTTTTTCCTGGGTCCCAGCCGTCATTCCAAAAAGGGCGGCTTGTTCCTGGTAAATAAAACCACCAAGTGTCATAGAGCCAACCCCAACCTGTATTATATGCATAATGAAGTTTAAAGTTGTTTTCTTTGGTTGGGCGCAAGCTCGCTTCAGAAATATTGAACCAATCAACCCCACTGCCATCTAAACAAAAAACTGTGAGGTCGGTTCTGCCTAATTTTTCTCTAATTTCTTTTGCTGTATATGTGGTTCCAGCTTTGAAATAACATTGGTTTTTCCAATTTGTTAAATCTTGGTTATATCGTTGCAATAATTGATATACAAAACTGTGATTACCGCATGAAACAATATAAATTGTGTCATTAGTTTCGAATTGTTGTGAAACTATTATAGCTTTAGAGCAAGCTTCCCCCTCTAATTTGTCGCCATTTTTAAGTTTTTGATTGGAGGTTTGAGTTTCATCTAATCTTTTAGTTATAAAACCATTTTCTTTGACTAGTGGTGGATAATTGAATAAATTATTATCCCTTTTCCAATCGCGAATGGCAGTGTATGGGTCTATATTGTCTGGTAAGGTGATTGTTTTTATGTATTTTTTGGTGTTGAATGTAAAAAGATAAATGTTTTTTGCGCCGTTTGATAGTTTTAATAGGTCATTGATTGTGTAGGTTTTGTTAGGGGTGTTTTCTGGCATGATTCTTATACCAGCATCAAAATAAATGGTGTCGATTGTGTGAGAGTTGTATGATGAGGTTGGTAAAGGAATTACAATACCAGTGTTGTGAGTGGTGTTATAACAATATGGGTTAATTACTTTTGTGTGATTGGTTATTTGATTTGATATTAAATATTTGTTAATAGCTTCTTCTTTAGATTGGCCTACATAAATATCTTGTGCTATTAAATGGATTTTGGGGGGGTTGGTTGGTGTGATGACATTGGCATCCCAAAATACAAATGCTTCTTCGATGGCGATTTCGTATTTTAAAAGGTCGTCAAGGGTGTATTGATGGTCTCTGTGTGGATATTTTTCGTTAAAAGGATTATCACGTGCCTTGAAATAAACACCTAACAAACCTTTTGGCGGGTTTTTAAAGTACCAAGAACCTACTTGCTTGTGAGTATGTGAATTATAACCTGGGGGTGTTCCGCCTGGGTCGTACAACCAAACTCCATTAACATTAAATAATTCCATTAACTTTGGGATATCTTTTTTTGAAAGAATGTTAAGATCGTATCTTTTTAATTTTGGCTGGGTATTTAACCATTCTTGTTGGAGAGTTTGGTTGTCAGATAATTTAATGGTTGATTTTGTTTGGCGATGAAAGAAAGAATAAGCGGAGATAGAAGAAGATAAGTTAAAAAGAATGATGGATAAAATAATGATTAAATATTTAGATAAAGGGAATTTTAGTTGTTTTTGTCATGAAAGTACCTCCTTTCTTTTGGGTTTTAGTGGTTTATTTAAATGACAACTGGATTTTTTCACGATCTATATGATTAGATAATTCTCTAAATATGATTGTAATTAAAAGCAAAATTATAACATCTTTTTGGGTAAATGGGTTAAAAAATGAACTAGATTTAATCATATCTATAATTCCTAAAAACAAAGTAGTGATTGTAAACATTCCTAAAAGTAGAAATCCAAAAAGATCTACTTCGTTTTTGATTAGTTTTTTAGATAATTTTTTTAACATGTTTTGTCTCCTTTCTTTTGGTTTGTTTGTTATCAATATAAAAAAAAGACCCTAAATGGGTCTTTTATGTATCTTTTTTTTATGGTATTATGTTGAAAAACGAATCAAGCATAGAAATAATTTGTTCATTGCAATCTTTTTCAAAATATTTAAGGTTTCTTTCATTGGATTTTATTAATTTATTAGCATTAATCAACATATTTTCATACATTTTTTTATTGTATTCTAGTTTTTTGATTTCTAATTTAACATTACCAATTTGTTTAGCTAGTTCTGATGTTTGTTGATTTAAAACATCAATTTCGGTTTGTAATCGTGTTTTGCTTTTTGCATTTTTTTAATTCTCCTTTGTTTTGGGTATTTTTTTATAATTTACTAATTGGTTTTTTGGTTGAATTTATTATATTGATTTTTTTAATCATTTAAAGATTTTAAAAGTGTTTTATATATTTTCAGTTGTTCTTTTTGATTATTAATTAATTTTGTCAAATTTGTTAATATTTTAGTAAGATTTTCAATTTTTTGAAGATTATTTCGATTATTTCTTTCTTGTGATATTTCTTTTTCTACATTAACTTTTTTGCTTGCATTTTCACGAATTTTATTTTTTATATTAACAATTATTTCTTCTATTGACGGAGCATTACTAGTTCCAGCTTCATTATTATTCATTGCCATTACTTTTGTATTGTTAACGATAAATAATAATCCCAAGAAAATAAACAAACAAACATTTATTATTTTAAATTGTTTTTTTAATTTTAACATTAATTAAATCTCCTTTTACTTTATTTATTCCTCAGTTGAGGTGATTTGGTAGAGGGCGTTAAGTGAAGTTATAATTTGGTTTTGAAAATCTTTTTTAGTATTTTTAAATCGGTCTTCTAATATTTTTTTGTAACTTTTGGCGCTTGATAACATATCTTCGTACATTTCTTGATCGGATTCTAATTTTCCGATTTTAACTTTAATGTCGTCAATTTCGCCAACTACTTCAAGTCGTTCGTCTTGTAATTTAGAGATTTCGGCTTTTAGTCTAATTTTATCATCAGGTGAGGCGAGTTTTTCTTCTTGTTTTTTGGCAATTTCTTTATCTTTTTTGGTTTTTTCTTGGACTAATTGTTCTTTTTGAGATTTTAATGATGGGTATTGCGATTTTATTTCTTGGATTTTGGCGTTATGTTCATCGCATGTTTTATTTTCTTTATCAATTCTATTTTGTTCTTCTTTTAAAAAACTTAATGAATTTTTCCAACTTCTTTTAATTTTTTCAATTTCGGTTTTTGCAGTGTCGGAAAGGTCGGTTGGTAATATTTTTTTGTCATCAGTTTCTGAAAATATATATTCTTTTACTTTGTCAAAATTAGCTTGTGTGATTGTGAATTTAGGTTGGGTTGATTGGTCTTGGGGTTCTTCTGTTTTGGTTTCGTTTAATTCTTCTTCACCTTTTTCTGGTTTGAGGGCTGAGGTGCCGTGCGTGGGGTGTGTGTGAGGTGTGTTTGGGTTTGGTCTGGGTTGCTGGGTGGTTTGTGGGATTTCGGGATTTGGTGTTTGGTTCATCCAAAAATAAAAACCAACGCCACCACTAATTATTAAAATTAATAAAATTATAATGATTGGTGCTGAACTTTTTTTGTTATTCATTTTTTAATTCTCCTTTTTTTAATTATATTGTTATTATACCTCAAAAAAAAAAAAAACAAGTTTTATGCTTAAAAATGGTTTTTTAATTGTCTTTTTCTAAGACATTAACTTGCTTTTTTTGTTAAAAATTATTTATTGGTAATCGGTTGAAAAAATTTAGCATGTTGTTTTTGTTTTTGTTTTTCTTTTAATCTTTGTTGAGCGCGATTGTAGTTTGGAGATTTATTTTTTAATTCTTCTTTTGCGTTTTCGATTTCTACGTTTAATTCTTCGAGTTCTTGTTCTAATTCAGATTTTTTTAGACACAATTTCCCAGTATCTGAAACTTCTTCATGTTTAGCTGTTAATTCGTCGGTGATTTTTTGATATTCATCGATTATGGATTCTTCCCTTCTTGCGATGTTTTTAACTAATTCTCTTGATTGGCCATATTCCTTGATGGTTTTGTCGGATTCTAAATTATTTTTATATTCTTCTTTTTTCTTTTCGTAGTCTTTGTAATCGGCATCAAGTTTGTCTTTATCGCGATCAATACAAGAAAAGAAAAGAGGTAATAATATAGGAAATATCAAAGGTTTTTTTAAAAATATAGGTTAAATAAAAGGATTGTCATTTTTTATTTTTTCTATATTTTTTCAAAAATTGACTCAGATTATTAACTAAGCTTACTTTTATTATAACATTTTTAGAAAAAATGCAACATAAAAATAAAAAAAATCAACACAAAAAGCCAGTTTTAATTAAAACTGGTTAGTTTAATAAGATAATCACTTATCTTTTTATTGGTTTTGTAAGTAATTTAAAATGCTAAAAAAGTTAACATTATAATTACGAGCTAATTTTTTTATCTCCGGAGGCGCTTTTATAATGCGCCTTTGTATTTGATAGACATTTGTTAATGTCTTAATTAATTTTTCTCTACTTTTTTCATAGCAAGGAGTTGATGAATAATAAAAGCTTAAATATAGGCTATTTTTTATCTTTTTATATTTAACTATCTTTTTCAAAGGATGGTCGTAGCTTACCTTTTTACTTTTAAAATCATAAACATTTAAACTATTTAAATGTTTGTCAGGTAAGTTTATATCTTTAAAATAATGTTTAATTTCTTTTTTAATCGGTATTTGTCTACAATTACGACTAAAAACAAATAAACGTCTTTTTTTTCTTTCTAAAAATCTTTATTAACTTATCAAGTAAAGATTCTTGTTTTTCATCCCTGTTATCTAGTTGTTTTTTTAATTCTTTTTGATTATTCTTATTCTCATTTTTAGTTGTGTATTTTGTCACGTACTCAGAAACTAATTTTATAAAAGATATATTTGCCTCCACCTTGTTATAACACATTATAGTTTTTTTGTTTATCTTTTTAAAATTAGAAATAATGTGACTTATTTTATTAGTTATCTTTTTATATACTTTAATCCCTTGTGGAATCGGAGACATTTTTTTTAAGTTTGGAAAATGTTTTGCAACAATTTTTGCAAATATTTTATTAAAGATAGGAATTGGTTTTTTTCCTTTTACACGGTATAATGTAAAACCCGCAGGAACAGAACCATAATAAAATTGATAATCTTTATTATTCTTTAAACAATAGTCATCATATCCTAATTTTTCCATTACGTCAAAATCAAAAATACAATGATAATGTAGATTACCTTTTTGAGTTAATT
This genomic interval carries:
- a CDS encoding SVM family protein (Sequence-variable mosaic (SVM) proteins are highly divergent, but recognized by the shared signal peptide region that defines them.); the encoded protein is MLKLKKQFKIINVCLFIFLGLLFIVNNTKVMAMNNNEAGTSNAPSIEEIIVNIKNKIRENASKKVNVEKEISQERNNRNNLQKIENLTKILTNLTKLINNQKEQLKIYKTLLKSLND